A genome region from Bradyrhizobium sp. WSM1417 includes the following:
- a CDS encoding recombinase family protein: protein MSKISAEHLCRDAIVYIRQSTSYQVANNLESQRRQYALADRAPQLGWRDVQIVDDDLGRSGAGTARPGFEKLLAAICEGRVGAVVSLEASRLARNGRDWHTLLEFCRLVGTLIVDEDGIYDPRSINDRSPAWHEGHDERDGGFGVPAAFPRGA from the coding sequence ATGAGCAAGATCAGCGCTGAGCACCTTTGCCGCGACGCCATCGTCTACATCCGCCAGTCGACATCCTACCAAGTCGCGAACAACCTGGAGAGCCAGCGGCGCCAATATGCCCTCGCCGACCGCGCTCCCCAATTGGGCTGGAGGGATGTTCAAATCGTCGATGATGATCTCGGCCGATCTGGCGCCGGCACGGCTCGACCCGGCTTCGAGAAGCTTTTGGCAGCAATTTGCGAGGGTCGGGTGGGCGCCGTTGTTTCGCTGGAGGCGTCGCGGCTCGCGCGCAATGGCCGCGACTGGCATACTTTGCTTGAGTTCTGCAGGTTAGTCGGAACACTGATTGTCGATGAAGACGGGATTTATGATCCTCGCTCGATCAACGATCGTTCTCCTGCTTGGCATGAAGGGCACGATGAGCGAGATGGAGGTTTCGGTGTTCCGGCAGCGTTCCCTCGAGGCGCTTAA
- a CDS encoding recombinase family protein encodes MSEMEVSVFRQRSLEALKQKARRGELLLTVAVGYVKAEDGRIEKDPDRRAQESIALAFRKFAELQSIRQVLLWFREEQVVVPAVVQGHGKQTTEWKAPVYCTLHHVLTNPVYAGAYVFGRRGTRVVIEGGRKRVVRDSIRRNWKDWEVLIRDHHEAYISWEEFERNQRLIADNANGKSYLGRGAIRRGEALLPGLFRCARCGRRLHVAYTGKGGNTKRYVCRGPFGAKAVNNCIGFGGMRVDRAVAQEVLDRLQPLGIEAALAVLEAQGQEHGDKRRQVENACRQARYEVDRARRQYDAVDPDNRLVAGGLERRWNEKLSCLRELEDELDGFAAEQMPMVFTEDRARLMALGKDLTRAWDSPGASVETRKKIIQLVKEIVVDIVDDTLSHVIHWQGGDHTRLIVKKNKVGLTRWAVAADTLDLDHVLARQMPDQPIAAVLNRAGKSTGRGNSWTRTRVCGLRKDPRHRAIPRWRAPGRRTHGERRNHSGRSRCCVEGQPIDGSPPDRGAKLARAPAVQGRTLGD; translated from the coding sequence ATGAGCGAGATGGAGGTTTCGGTGTTCCGGCAGCGTTCCCTCGAGGCGCTTAAGCAGAAGGCACGCCGTGGAGAGCTCCTACTGACCGTGGCAGTCGGCTACGTCAAGGCCGAAGATGGCCGGATCGAGAAGGACCCGGATCGGCGCGCCCAAGAGAGCATCGCCCTGGCGTTTCGCAAATTCGCCGAACTGCAGTCGATTCGGCAGGTGTTGCTTTGGTTCCGGGAGGAGCAAGTCGTCGTTCCGGCGGTCGTTCAAGGCCATGGCAAGCAAACAACCGAGTGGAAAGCGCCGGTCTATTGCACACTGCACCACGTGCTGACCAATCCGGTTTATGCCGGCGCATACGTCTTCGGCCGGCGCGGCACGCGCGTTGTGATCGAAGGTGGCAGAAAGCGAGTCGTGCGCGACAGTATCCGTCGGAACTGGAAAGACTGGGAAGTTTTGATCCGCGACCATCACGAGGCATATATTTCCTGGGAGGAGTTCGAAAGGAATCAGCGTCTGATCGCCGACAATGCCAACGGAAAGAGCTATTTGGGGCGCGGGGCTATCCGGCGCGGCGAAGCTCTGCTGCCTGGTCTGTTCCGTTGCGCTCGCTGCGGCCGCCGATTGCATGTCGCTTATACCGGCAAAGGCGGCAACACCAAACGTTATGTTTGTCGCGGGCCATTCGGTGCCAAAGCCGTCAACAACTGCATAGGCTTCGGTGGTATGCGGGTTGACCGCGCCGTTGCCCAAGAGGTTCTTGATCGCCTGCAGCCGCTTGGAATCGAAGCGGCGCTGGCCGTCCTTGAGGCACAAGGCCAGGAGCACGGCGATAAACGACGGCAGGTCGAGAACGCTTGTCGGCAGGCTCGATACGAGGTGGATCGGGCGCGCCGGCAATATGATGCGGTCGATCCGGATAACCGGCTCGTCGCCGGAGGGCTCGAGCGACGCTGGAACGAGAAGCTTAGCTGCCTGCGCGAGCTCGAAGATGAGCTCGATGGCTTCGCAGCCGAGCAGATGCCGATGGTGTTTACTGAGGATCGTGCAAGACTGATGGCACTCGGGAAAGACCTCACTCGGGCATGGGATAGCCCAGGAGCCTCGGTCGAGACGCGTAAGAAGATCATTCAATTGGTCAAGGAGATCGTCGTCGATATTGTGGACGACACGCTCTCTCATGTCATCCATTGGCAAGGCGGCGATCACACCCGACTGATCGTAAAGAAGAACAAGGTCGGGTTAACTCGCTGGGCGGTAGCGGCTGATACGCTCGATCTCGACCATGTGTTGGCCCGCCAGATGCCGGACCAACCGATCGCGGCCGTCTTAAATCGGGCCGGCAAATCGACCGGAAGAGGCAATAGCTGGACGCGTACCAGAGTCTGTGGCCTGCGCAAAGACCCACGGCATCGCGCCATACCGCGATGGCGAGCGCCTGGAAGGCGAACGCATGGAGAGAGGAGAAATCACTCTGGACGAAGCCGCTGCTGTGTTGAAGGTCAGCCCATCGACGGTTCGCCGCCTGATCGCGGAGCGAAGCTTGCCCGCGCACCAGCTGTGCAAGGGCGCACCCTGGGTGATTAA
- a CDS encoding helix-turn-helix domain-containing protein, which yields MLKVSPSTVRRLIAERSLPAHQLCKGAPWVIKAPDLEHPEVRNAAQARRVRRPSSGDLRQRELEL from the coding sequence GTGTTGAAGGTCAGCCCATCGACGGTTCGCCGCCTGATCGCGGAGCGAAGCTTGCCCGCGCACCAGCTGTGCAAGGGCGCACCCTGGGTGATTAAGGCGCCTGACCTGGAGCACCCCGAGGTCAGGAATGCCGCGCAGGCGCGGCGTGTCCGGCGCCCGTCGTCTGGCGATCTGCGCCAAAGAGAGCTTGAACTATAA
- a CDS encoding IS110 family transposase, which translates to MNPKRSKSRNGGMMPMVHPNAAAIDVGATMHMAAVRPDRAPEPVRSFGTFTADLHRLVDWFTECGVETVVMESTSVYWIPIFELLDARGFAVFLVNARDAKHVPGRKTDVSDAQWLQRLHSFGLLRASFRPKGQIAELRAYVRQRERLLEYAASHIQHMQKALTEMNLQLHHVVADITGATGLRIIRAILAGERDPEALACLRHYSCHSSAETIAKALTGSYRAEHLFALEQALALYDVYHEKASACDARIEAVLKELSIHRGHDHGSAPRASRRGNRTDQANALAFDVREALFALLAKDVTTIDGLGPYLSLKLIAECGDDLSSWPSAKHFTSWLGLAPSNKVSGGKMLSSRTRRSGGRAAALLRLAAVTVGRTDTALGAFYRRLLARIGKAKAVTATARKIAVLFYNAVRYGMDYVDPGASSYETRYRTRVVNNLHRRAKAFGFVLQPLEPKVGAAVS; encoded by the coding sequence ATGAACCCCAAAAGATCGAAGTCGAGGAACGGTGGTATGATGCCGATGGTGCACCCGAACGCGGCTGCCATCGACGTCGGAGCGACTATGCACATGGCTGCCGTGAGGCCAGATCGCGCACCGGAGCCAGTCCGTAGCTTCGGTACCTTCACGGCCGATCTGCATCGGCTGGTCGACTGGTTTACTGAATGCGGCGTCGAGACCGTCGTCATGGAATCGACCAGCGTCTACTGGATTCCGATTTTCGAGCTTCTCGATGCCCGGGGATTTGCCGTGTTTCTTGTCAACGCGCGCGATGCCAAGCACGTGCCGGGGCGCAAAACCGATGTCAGCGATGCGCAATGGCTGCAGCGGCTCCATTCATTCGGGTTGCTGCGGGCCAGCTTTCGGCCCAAAGGGCAGATTGCCGAGCTACGAGCCTACGTGCGTCAGCGCGAGCGTCTGCTGGAGTACGCGGCCTCACACATCCAGCATATGCAGAAGGCCTTGACGGAGATGAATCTTCAGCTGCACCACGTCGTCGCCGACATCACCGGCGCGACCGGCCTGCGTATCATACGCGCGATCCTTGCCGGCGAGCGCGATCCTGAGGCGCTGGCGTGCTTGCGCCATTACAGTTGCCACTCCAGCGCTGAGACGATCGCGAAGGCGCTCACCGGAAGCTACCGCGCCGAGCATCTGTTTGCGCTCGAGCAGGCACTTGCACTTTACGACGTCTACCACGAGAAGGCATCTGCCTGCGACGCCCGGATCGAAGCAGTGTTGAAGGAACTGAGCATCCATCGCGGTCATGACCATGGATCAGCGCCGCGGGCCTCGCGGCGCGGGAATCGAACCGATCAGGCGAACGCTCTAGCTTTCGACGTCCGCGAGGCGCTGTTCGCGTTGCTCGCAAAGGACGTCACCACGATCGACGGCCTCGGTCCTTACCTCTCGCTGAAGCTGATCGCTGAATGCGGCGACGACCTCTCCTCGTGGCCAAGTGCAAAGCATTTTACCTCCTGGCTGGGACTGGCGCCGAGCAACAAGGTCTCCGGCGGCAAAATGCTCTCGTCCCGAACGCGCCGATCCGGCGGCCGGGCGGCGGCACTTCTGCGCCTTGCTGCCGTGACCGTAGGTCGTACAGACACCGCGCTCGGCGCCTTTTATAGACGGCTCTTAGCGCGCATCGGCAAGGCCAAGGCCGTGACCGCCACGGCCCGCAAGATCGCAGTTCTGTTCTACAATGCTGTGCGATACGGAATGGACTATGTCGATCCCGGGGCCTCGTCCTACGAGACGCGTTATCGGACGCGAGTGGTCAACAATTTGCATCGGCGTGCCAAGGCATTCGGCTTTGTTCTCCAGCCCTTGGAACCGAAAGTCGGTGCTGCCGTTTCTTAG
- a CDS encoding 3-hydroxyacyl-CoA dehydrogenase NAD-binding domain-containing protein: MSKKSNFIYEKPARAVGLLGGGIIGGGWAARFALNGVDVRLYGPSLGAVERVKKMLANARRAYRQLTNIPLPAEGSLTVVESVEDAVLGVDIVQESAPERLELKQQLLATASRAASPDTLICSSTSGLRPSLLEAGVTHPGRLLVAHPFNPVYLLPLVELCAGQSTSPETLMRASQIYRAVGMHPLVVRKEVDGFIANRLQEAMWREALWLVHDDVASVQEVDDAIRYSFGLRRAVVGPFNIGGGGVAMRHLIEKWEPELRSPWTKYTNMPEHDEAFIDKLAMQSEAREDKLTVAELEQKRDDCLVAVLHGLRTQCYGAGETLTRWEKGLRDRAFPTQ, translated from the coding sequence ATGTCTAAGAAGTCCAATTTCATTTATGAAAAGCCAGCTCGGGCGGTCGGGCTCTTGGGAGGCGGAATCATCGGTGGCGGCTGGGCGGCACGGTTTGCCCTCAATGGTGTGGACGTGCGGCTATATGGTCCGTCACTTGGTGCAGTCGAGCGCGTGAAGAAGATGCTGGCCAACGCGCGCCGGGCATATCGACAGCTGACGAACATCCCACTGCCGGCCGAAGGGTCGCTGACGGTCGTGGAGTCCGTCGAGGATGCGGTGCTCGGCGTGGATATCGTGCAGGAGTCCGCTCCGGAGCGCCTGGAGCTCAAGCAACAGCTGCTCGCGACTGCCAGCCGCGCAGCGTCACCTGACACTTTGATCTGCTCCTCGACCTCGGGCCTGCGGCCGTCCTTGCTAGAGGCAGGGGTGACCCATCCCGGGCGTCTGCTCGTCGCACACCCGTTCAACCCGGTCTATCTGCTGCCCTTGGTTGAACTGTGTGCCGGACAGAGCACTTCGCCTGAGACTCTGATGAGGGCGTCGCAGATCTATCGGGCGGTGGGGATGCATCCGCTTGTGGTGCGCAAAGAGGTGGATGGATTCATCGCGAACCGGCTGCAGGAGGCGATGTGGCGCGAGGCACTATGGTTGGTGCACGACGATGTAGCTTCGGTGCAAGAGGTCGATGATGCGATCCGTTATTCATTTGGGTTGCGCCGAGCTGTCGTTGGCCCCTTCAACATCGGAGGCGGCGGAGTCGCCATGCGCCACCTCATCGAGAAATGGGAACCCGAACTGAGGTCGCCATGGACCAAGTATACCAACATGCCCGAGCACGACGAAGCATTCATAGATAAACTCGCCATGCAGTCAGAGGCACGGGAGGACAAGCTGACGGTCGCTGAGCTCGAACAAAAGCGCGATGACTGCCTCGTGGCTGTGCTGCATGGGCTACGCACGCAGTGCTACGGTGCGGGCGAGACGCTCACGCGTTGGGAAAAGGGGCTACGGGATCGTGCTTTCCCTACGCAATAA
- the istB gene encoding IS21-like element helper ATPase IstB, translating into MLSNHTHERLAALGLAGMAKAFDDQQRQPDVTALTFEQRLGLMIDREATERENKRLIVRLKFASLRQAAIVEDVDLRAPRGIDRAFFAKLVDGDWIGRKQNLLITGPTGVGKSWIACALGHKACRDNRSVLYHRLPRLFEALALARGDGRYARLLKTLSRVDLLILDDWGLAPITGEQRRDLLEVVDDRHQRGSTIITSQVPIENWHEIIADPTIADAVLDRLVHNAHRLILKGDSMRKITAQRANLDAAKKT; encoded by the coding sequence ATGCTCAGCAATCATACCCACGAACGTCTCGCCGCTCTCGGGCTCGCCGGAATGGCCAAGGCCTTCGATGATCAGCAACGCCAACCGGACGTCACCGCGCTGACCTTCGAGCAGCGCCTCGGCCTGATGATCGATCGCGAAGCAACTGAGCGAGAGAACAAAAGGCTCATCGTACGCCTGAAGTTTGCCTCGCTACGGCAGGCCGCAATCGTCGAAGATGTCGATCTGCGCGCTCCGCGCGGCATCGACCGCGCCTTCTTTGCCAAGCTCGTCGATGGCGATTGGATCGGCCGCAAGCAAAATTTGCTCATCACCGGGCCGACCGGCGTCGGCAAGAGCTGGATCGCCTGCGCGCTCGGTCACAAGGCATGCCGCGATAATCGATCGGTCTTATACCATCGCCTGCCAAGGCTGTTCGAAGCTCTTGCGCTCGCCCGCGGCGACGGACGCTATGCGCGGCTTCTCAAGACGTTATCGAGGGTCGATTTGCTCATCCTCGACGACTGGGGCCTCGCTCCGATTACCGGCGAGCAGCGTCGCGATCTCCTCGAAGTCGTCGACGATCGTCACCAGCGCGGATCGACCATCATCACCAGCCAGGTACCGATCGAAAATTGGCATGAGATCATCGCCGACCCGACCATCGCCGACGCCGTCCTCGACCGCCTCGTCCACAACGCTCACCGCCTCATCCTCAAAGGAGACAGCATGCGGAAAATAACTGCCCAACGCGCCAATCTTGACGCCGCGAAGAAAACCTGA
- the istA gene encoding IS21 family transposase, whose translation MPAERLPMRKIREVLRLKYACGVSDRVISRSVGIGRTAIAEYVRRAAVIGITWPIPEELDDTALERKLFAPAGYNPPRSKPLPDWGHVHAELRRRSVTLALLWEEYRGHHPDGYGYSRFCDLYVEWRHGITATMRQTHAAGEKLFVDFAGDTMPVFDGLTGEVRAAKIFVAVMGASNYTFAQARFSEALPDWIGAHVDALTFLGGVPKALVCDNLKAGVTVVSRYEPGVNRTYQDLAAHYGTTIMPARPRKPRDKAKVEAAVLIVQRWILARLRNRRFFSLAELNVAIRILVDQLNARLMRKLGASRREFFDTIDRPALMPLPAEAYQYAEWRRARVAPDYHVEVQGHFYSVPSRMIRQVVEVRATEATIEVFHRGTRIASHARSGVKRRHTTIPEHMPSAHRRYAFWTPARLLAAAEKVGPSTIALCEAIMRTKPHPEQGFRSCLGILRLEKTYGTQRLEAACRRGISIGSASYRSIASILKTGLDKSFLPDTTPDADPIQHGNIRGRDYYH comes from the coding sequence ATGCCCGCCGAGAGATTGCCGATGCGGAAGATTCGAGAAGTTCTACGCCTGAAGTATGCCTGTGGGGTGAGCGATCGGGTGATCTCCCGATCGGTCGGGATCGGTCGCACGGCGATCGCGGAGTATGTCCGCCGGGCCGCGGTGATCGGCATCACCTGGCCGATCCCGGAGGAGCTCGACGACACAGCCCTGGAGCGCAAGCTGTTTGCGCCGGCCGGCTACAACCCGCCACGATCGAAGCCGCTTCCGGATTGGGGGCATGTCCATGCCGAGTTGCGCCGCCGCAGCGTAACGCTGGCACTGCTGTGGGAGGAATACCGCGGCCATCATCCCGACGGCTACGGCTACAGCCGGTTCTGCGACCTCTACGTCGAATGGCGCCACGGCATCACGGCGACCATGCGGCAGACCCACGCGGCCGGCGAAAAGCTGTTCGTGGACTTCGCCGGCGATACCATGCCGGTGTTCGACGGGCTCACCGGGGAGGTGCGCGCCGCCAAGATCTTCGTCGCGGTCATGGGAGCGTCGAATTACACCTTTGCCCAAGCCCGGTTCAGCGAGGCGCTGCCCGACTGGATCGGCGCCCATGTGGATGCGCTCACCTTCCTGGGCGGGGTGCCGAAGGCGCTCGTCTGCGACAATCTGAAGGCCGGGGTGACGGTGGTGAGCCGCTACGAGCCAGGCGTCAACCGGACCTACCAAGATCTTGCCGCCCATTACGGCACCACCATTATGCCGGCGCGGCCCCGCAAGCCGCGCGACAAGGCCAAGGTGGAGGCGGCGGTTCTTATCGTCCAGCGATGGATTTTGGCGCGGCTGCGCAACCGGCGCTTCTTCTCGCTCGCCGAGTTGAATGTTGCGATCCGCATCCTGGTCGACCAACTCAACGCCCGCCTGATGCGCAAGCTCGGTGCCAGCCGCCGCGAGTTCTTCGACACCATCGATCGTCCGGCCCTGATGCCGCTGCCGGCCGAGGCCTATCAGTACGCCGAATGGCGTCGTGCCCGTGTGGCGCCGGATTACCATGTCGAAGTTCAGGGACACTTCTACTCGGTGCCATCCCGCATGATCCGCCAGGTTGTCGAGGTTCGGGCCACCGAAGCCACCATCGAGGTGTTCCATCGCGGCACCCGCATCGCCAGCCATGCACGCTCGGGGGTGAAGCGCCGCCACACCACGATCCCCGAGCACATGCCGAGCGCGCATCGCCGATACGCCTTCTGGACGCCGGCGCGTCTGCTGGCCGCCGCTGAGAAAGTCGGTCCGTCCACAATCGCGCTGTGCGAGGCGATCATGCGGACAAAGCCGCATCCCGAGCAGGGCTTCCGATCCTGTCTCGGCATCCTGCGGTTGGAAAAGACCTATGGGACGCAACGTCTCGAAGCCGCTTGCCGCCGCGGGATCAGCATCGGCTCAGCGAGCTATCGGTCGATTGCCTCGATCCTCAAGACCGGCCTGGACAAGTCCTTCCTTCCCGACACCACCCCCGACGCCGATCCCATCCAGCACGGTAACATCCGTGGCCGCGACTACTACCACTGA
- a CDS encoding IS3 family transposase (programmed frameshift), producing MTSKTTNKFSPEVRDRAVRMVLDHAGEHPSRWAAVTSIAAKIGCTPQTLHDWVKKAEIDSGQRAGVPTDMAEKLKALERENRELRQANEILRKASAYFCDGGARPPVQAMIAFIDDHRGAHGVEPICKVLPIAPSTYHAHVAKRRDPAKLSARGRQDARLKIEVRRVFDENFRVYGVRKVWRQLKREGFDVARCTVSRLMRDMGLQGVIRGKPVKTTSSDKAAPCPLDHVNRQFKAPRPNVLWLSDFTYVATWTGFVYVAFVIDAYARRIVGWRASRTAHASFVLDALEQALHDRRPVHRGGLVHHSDRGSQYVSIKYTERLAEAGIEPSVGSVGDSYDNALAETINGLYKAEVIHRRGPWRSFEAVEFATLEWVDWFNNRRLMEPIGNIPPAEAEQRYYAMLEQPAMAA from the exons ATGACAAGCAAGACGACGAACAAGTTTTCGCCTGAGGTCCGGGACCGTGCGGTTCGGATGGTTCTGGATCACGCCGGCGAGCACCCGTCGCGCTGGGCTGCAGTGACATCAATTGCTGCCAAGATCGGCTGCACACCGCAGACGCTGCATGACTGGGTCAAGAAGGCCGAGATCGACAGCGGGCAGCGAGCCGGCGTTCCGACCGACATGGCCGAGAAGCTGAAGGCCCTGGAACGGGAGAACCGTGAGCTTCGACAGGCCAACGAGATCTTGCGCAAGGCGAGCGCTTATT TTTGCGATGGCGGAGCTCGACCGCCGGTCCAAGCCATGATCGCCTTCATCGACGATCATCGTGGGGCGCATGGGGTCGAGCCGATCTGCAAGGTCTTGCCGATTGCCCCCTCGACCTACCACGCCCATGTGGCAAAGCGGCGCGATCCGGCCAAGCTGTCGGCGCGCGGCAGGCAGGATGCCAGGCTGAAGATCGAGGTCCGGCGCGTCTTCGACGAGAACTTCCGGGTCTACGGCGTGCGCAAGGTCTGGCGCCAGCTCAAGCGCGAAGGCTTCGATGTTGCCCGTTGCACGGTGTCGCGACTGATGCGGGACATGGGTTTGCAAGGGGTCATCCGCGGCAAACCCGTCAAGACCACGAGCAGCGACAAGGCTGCGCCATGCCCGCTGGATCACGTCAACCGCCAGTTCAAGGCGCCAAGGCCGAATGTCCTGTGGCTGTCCGACTTCACCTATGTCGCGACCTGGACCGGATTTGTCTACGTCGCCTTCGTGATCGACGCCTATGCCCGCAGGATCGTGGGCTGGCGGGCCTCTCGCACAGCGCACGCCAGCTTCGTGCTGGATGCGCTGGAACAGGCTCTGCACGATCGACGGCCGGTTCATCGTGGCGGGCTCGTTCACCACAGCGACAGGGGCAGCCAATACGTATCCATTAAGTACACCGAGCGCCTGGCTGAAGCAGGTATAGAACCTTCCGTCGGCAGCGTTGGAGATTCCTATGACAACGCTCTCGCCGAAACGATCAACGGCCTTTACAAAGCAGAGGTGATCCATCGGCGTGGACCATGGCGCAGCTTCGAGGCCGTAGAGTTCGCGACCCTGGAATGGGTGGACTGGTTCAACAATCGACGGCTCATGGAGCCCATCGGCAACATCCCGCCTGCCGAAGCCGAGCAACGCTACTACGCCATGCTGGAACAACCCGCCATGGCGGCATAA
- a CDS encoding acyl-CoA dehydrogenase family protein, producing MYEFNEQTRALIELVRKIVSDHQTPLEARMLRGEKLTWAHYDPGREAARKAGLWGLRLPPEFGGMHLSLVDRLAMIEENSKCLAPIRFGGEVPHDMFHLQGEQKARYLDPFLQDAKRYSWALTEPGGGADPARAVSTCAKWDGESWIITGSKCWISFFDEADGVLVFARTGKRNDADDISMFAVERGNPGLIARSVPMLGGFTTHQLTFDNCRVDDVACIGAEGAGFKHAQKQLSKARFGVGAKALGIAQRCYDMMVEHAKQRVVFESALSDKQAIQSMIVDSWIEIQQQRLMVYACAEKDDRGKDTRVEASVIKMTCTEMVCRVIDRAIQIHGAAGCTYESPLAHWHDRQRMSRICEGPTEVHKYRMLARRLLA from the coding sequence ATGTACGAATTCAATGAACAAACGCGCGCGCTCATCGAGTTAGTTCGGAAGATCGTTAGCGATCATCAAACTCCGCTTGAGGCGCGAATGCTCAGAGGCGAGAAGTTGACGTGGGCCCACTACGATCCGGGACGTGAAGCGGCCCGCAAGGCTGGCTTGTGGGGGCTCCGACTGCCGCCAGAATTTGGTGGAATGCATCTTTCTCTAGTCGATCGACTCGCTATGATCGAAGAGAACTCAAAATGTCTGGCGCCGATCCGCTTCGGCGGCGAGGTCCCCCACGATATGTTTCATCTCCAGGGCGAACAAAAGGCCCGTTACCTCGATCCGTTCTTGCAGGATGCGAAGCGATATAGTTGGGCATTGACCGAGCCCGGTGGCGGAGCTGATCCGGCTCGCGCGGTTTCAACCTGTGCTAAGTGGGACGGCGAGAGTTGGATCATCACTGGATCGAAGTGCTGGATCAGCTTCTTCGATGAAGCGGATGGTGTGTTGGTTTTCGCTCGCACTGGCAAGAGAAACGATGCTGATGATATTTCGATGTTCGCCGTGGAGAGGGGCAACCCAGGCCTGATCGCGCGTTCTGTGCCGATGCTCGGCGGATTCACAACGCACCAGCTAACGTTTGATAATTGCAGGGTCGATGACGTTGCATGCATTGGCGCGGAAGGCGCTGGATTCAAGCATGCACAAAAGCAACTGTCAAAGGCTCGGTTCGGGGTTGGCGCTAAGGCACTCGGTATAGCTCAACGCTGCTATGATATGATGGTCGAACACGCCAAGCAGCGCGTCGTGTTCGAAAGTGCGTTAAGCGACAAGCAAGCGATCCAGTCGATGATCGTCGACTCATGGATCGAAATCCAACAGCAACGTCTGATGGTGTACGCTTGCGCGGAGAAGGACGATCGGGGCAAGGATACACGCGTCGAAGCAAGCGTGATCAAGATGACGTGCACCGAAATGGTGTGCCGCGTGATCGACCGCGCAATCCAGATCCACGGCGCCGCCGGTTGCACCTACGAGAGTCCGCTCGCGCACTGGCACGACCGGCAGCGCATGTCGCGCATCTGCGAAGGCCCCACCGAGGTCCACAAGTACCGCATGCTCGCGCGCCGTCTCTTAGCCTAA
- a CDS encoding TauD/TfdA family dioxygenase: protein MTKTAFTSNVIPRADVVKCVARVGAEVRNIKLSGDLPDETIDAINSLMLEHKVIFFRNQLHLDDREQESFARRFGKLTPHPVLGAAKGTSSILDVNSASSGMRADFWHADHTFVDAYPKITVLRAVVVPEFGGDTVWSNTVAAYLDLPQPLQRLADELRAVHSNVIDPAVMPRASEPDKKHFDEVYNRTVYETEHPVVRVHPETGERTLVLGDRVQRFVGIPKYDAQRLFDLFQAHITAPENTVRWKWQEGDLAMWDNRATQHYAVTDYGDQHRVVHRATIDGDLPIGVDGRYSSLTLIKPTKQSPTNVA, encoded by the coding sequence ATGACTAAAACGGCCTTCACAAGCAATGTCATTCCCCGTGCGGACGTCGTCAAATGCGTAGCGCGCGTCGGCGCTGAAGTCAGGAACATCAAGCTGTCGGGCGATTTGCCGGACGAAACGATCGATGCGATCAACAGCTTAATGCTCGAACACAAAGTAATCTTCTTCCGCAACCAGCTCCATCTCGATGACCGCGAGCAGGAGAGCTTTGCTCGTCGCTTCGGAAAGCTTACGCCGCATCCGGTCCTGGGTGCCGCGAAGGGAACGTCGTCTATTCTTGACGTTAATTCGGCTAGCTCCGGTATGCGCGCAGACTTTTGGCACGCTGATCATACGTTCGTGGATGCCTATCCCAAGATTACGGTGCTGAGAGCGGTTGTGGTCCCAGAATTCGGCGGCGATACAGTGTGGTCAAACACGGTGGCTGCTTATCTCGACCTACCGCAGCCGCTGCAACGGCTTGCAGACGAGCTCAGGGCTGTTCACAGCAACGTCATCGATCCTGCTGTAATGCCCCGCGCCAGCGAGCCCGATAAGAAGCATTTTGACGAGGTCTACAACAGAACGGTCTACGAAACGGAGCATCCCGTCGTGCGGGTCCACCCTGAGACTGGCGAGCGGACACTGGTGCTCGGCGATCGGGTGCAGCGTTTTGTCGGCATTCCGAAATATGACGCCCAGAGGCTGTTCGATTTGTTTCAGGCTCATATCACAGCGCCCGAAAACACCGTGCGCTGGAAGTGGCAGGAGGGCGATCTCGCAATGTGGGACAATCGCGCTACCCAACATTATGCAGTTACTGATTACGGCGACCAGCATCGCGTCGTTCACCGCGCCACCATCGATGGCGACTTGCCTATTGGCGTCGATGGCCGATACAGCAGCTTAACACTTATCAAGCCCACCAAACAGTCGCCCACGAACGTCGCTTAA
- a CDS encoding transposase yields the protein MTPPSFAPTSTPAAQKGGSKSGHRTFARQPDHKNHMAVPGLGCSVRLFLMVGQAGDAPQAQPLIEGLPAEIAMGDAAYDSDALRSSIAAKGAQAVIPNNPSRPIKYPLNKPLYAERHLIECCFSKLKRFRRVATRYEKTARNSSPS from the coding sequence TTGACTCCACCATCGTTCGCGCCCACCAGCACGCCAGCGGCGCAAAAGGGGGGCTCAAAATCAGGCCATCGGACGTTCGCGCGGCAGCCTGACCACAAAAACCATATGGCCGTCCCCGGCTTGGGTTGCTCAGTCCGTTTGTTCCTAATGGTTGGGCAAGCCGGTGATGCGCCTCAGGCCCAGCCACTCATCGAGGGACTTCCAGCCGAGATCGCGATGGGCGATGCAGCCTACGATTCCGATGCGCTGCGGTCTTCCATTGCCGCAAAGGGCGCCCAAGCTGTCATTCCCAACAACCCTTCGCGGCCAATCAAATACCCGCTCAACAAACCACTCTATGCCGAGCGTCACCTGATCGAATGCTGCTTCTCGAAACTCAAGCGGTTCAGGCGTGTCGCGACCCGCTACGAAAAGACAGCCCGAAATTCTTCGCCGTCGTAA